From a region of the Kwoniella mangroviensis CBS 8507 chromosome 1 map unlocalized Ctg01, whole genome shotgun sequence genome:
- a CDS encoding mRNA surveillance protein pelota, whose product MKLVNKHIEKDGSGYVTLRPEDDEDMWHVYNLISEGDHVRALAVRRVQTLSSTGSSDSFRVKTNLTLEVTKTAFSPAASSSQSNGTGEKKEPTASLQISGKVVEENEFVKLGAYHTLDLEANRDFRLTKTSGWDSIALERIQESTQEGRGAELGAIVCGEGTAAICLLSEHMTTVRQRIEVSIPRKRKGGTSGHEKAMENFLSTVYQAILRLIPYQDLKAVVIASPGFTKDTLYDYIFQQANLTSNKPLLSSRSKWIKVHSNTSHVHGLVEALRAPEVAKMLQGAKFAREGVGLDKFHKMLATDELRAWYGPEHVALAVDRGAVGTLLISDDLFRSSDPTTRNHYVAMVEAVRSKGGEALIFSSMHESGQQLNLLTGIAAILTYPLDIEVVEMEEREEKERLEKEKNGGGDEGD is encoded by the exons atgaagctggTCAACAAACAtattgagaaggatggttcC GGATATGTAACGCTTCGTCcggaggatgacgaagatatgTGGCATGTATACAACCTGATATCAGAG GGAGATCACGTTCGAGCCCTTGCCGTCCGTAGAGTCCAGACACTCTCATCGACCGGATCGTCCGATTCCTTCAGAGTCAAGACCAACCTCACCCTCGAGGTGACCAAGACTGCTTTCTCACCAGCCGCGTCATCTTCTCAGAGTAATGGTACGggcgagaagaaagaacctACTGCGTCGTTGCAAATATCAggaaaggtggtggaagagaatGAATTTGTTAAATTGGGTGCTTATCATACTTTGGAccttgaag CAAATCGAGATTTCAGATTGACCAAAACTTCAGGATGGGATTCGATAGCTTTGGAAAGGATTCAAGAAAGTACACAGGAAGGTAGAGGTGCCGAATTGGGTGCGATTGTCTgtggagagg GTACCGCCGCTATATGTCTGTTGTCCGAACACATGACTACTGTCAGACAGAGGATAGAAGTATCAATACctaggaagaggaaaggtggTACGTCAGGACACGAAAAA GCAATGGAGAATTTCTTGTCTACTGTATATCAAGCGATTCTCAGATTGATACCTTATCAGGATTTAAAAGCTGTTGTCATTGCATCACCGGGATTTACTAAAGATACA TTATACGACTACATCTTCCAGCAGGCCAATCTGACTTCGAACAAACCGCTTTTATCGTCCCGATCAAAATGGATCAAAGTGCATTCCAACACATCGCACGTACATGGATTAGTGGAAGCACTGAGAGCACCAGAGGTGGCGAAGATGTTACAAGGGGCGAAATTTGCTAGGGAAGGGGTAGGGCTGGATAA ATTCCACAAGATGTTGGCGACTGACGAACTTAGAGCATGGTATGGACCTGAACACGTCGCGTTGGCTGTTGATAGGGGTGCAGTGGGAACGTTATTGATATCGGATGAtttgttcag ATCCTCCGACCCAACTACGCGTAATCACTATGTCGCGATGGTCGAAGCTGTCCGATCcaaaggtggtgaagctcTGATATTCTCCTCGATGCACGAATCAGGTCAACAGCTTAATCTCTTAACGGGCATAGCGGCGATTTTGACCTATCCTCTGGATATTGAGGTtgtggagatggaagagcgggaggagaaggagaggttggagaaagaaaagaatgGCGGAGGGGACGAGGGGGATTAG
- a CDS encoding 40S ribosomal protein uS3: MATSQQISKKRKFVADGVFQAELNEFFTRELAEEGYSGCEVRVTHARTEIIIRATHTQDVLGEKGRRIRELKALVEKRFKFPENSLELYAEKVQFRGLSAVAQAESLRYKLLGGLAMRRACYGVLRFVMESGAKGCEVVVSGKLRAARAKSMKFTDGFMVHSGQPAADYIDYAVRHVLLRQGVLGIKVKIMKPFDPEGRQGPSKNLPDVINMVEPKPEGAIEIRSEHKEPQVQAIPPPAQQQQPQEAQPAAEGQY, translated from the exons ATGGCCACCTCCCAACAAatctcaaagaagagaaagttcGTCGCTGACGGTGTGTTCCAAGCTGAGCTCAACGAGTTCTT CACTCGAGAACTCGCTGAAGAGGGATACTCAGGATGTGAAGTACGAGTTACCCACGCCCGAACtgaaatcatcatccgagCCACACACACTCAAGATGTTCTCGGTGAGAAAGGTAGAAGAATCAGAGAATTGAAAGCCttggttgagaagagattCAAGTTCCCCGAAAACTCTTTGGAACTCTACGCCGAGAAGGTTCAATTCAGAGGTCTATCAGCTGTCGCTCAAGCTGAGTCTCTCAGATACAAGTTACTCGGTGGTCTTGCCAtgcgaag AGCCTGTTACGGTGTCCTCCGATTCGTCATGGAATCCGGTGCCAAGGGTTGTGAAGTCGTTGTATCTGGTAAACTCAGAGCTGCCCGAGCCAAGTCTATGAAATTCACCGATGGATTCATGGTTCACTCTGGTCAACCCGCTGCCGACTACATCGATTACGCTGTCCGACACGTTCTCCTTAGACAAGGTGTGTTGGGTATCAAGGTTAAGATCATGAAACCCTTCGATCCAGAGGGTAGACAAGGTCCTTCCAAGAACTTGCCTGATGTCATCAACATGGTTGA ACCCAAACCCGAAGGTGCCATTGAGATCCGATCAGAACACAAAGAACCCCAAGTTCAAGCTATCCCCCCTCCcgctcaacaacaacaacctcaagAGGCTCAACCCGCCGCTGAAGGTCAATACTAA